One Streptomyces sp. NBC_00102 DNA segment encodes these proteins:
- a CDS encoding ATP-dependent Clp protease ATP-binding subunit, whose product MFERFTDRARRVVVLAQEEARMLNHNYIGTEHILLGLIHEGEGVAAKALESLGISLEAVRQQVEEIIGQGQQAPSGHIPFTPRAKKVLELSLREALQLGHNYIGTEHILLGLIREGEGVAAQVLVKLGADLNRVRQQVIQLLSGYSTGKETATAGGPAEGTPSTSLVLDQFGRNLTQAARESKLDPVIGREKEIERVMQVLSRRTKNNPVLIGEPGVGKTAVVEGLAQAIVKGEVPETLKDKHLYTLDLGALVAGSRYRGDFEERLKKVLKEIRTRGDIILFIDELHTLVGAGAAEGAIDAASILKPMLARGELQTIGATTLDEYRKHLEKDAALERRFQPIQVAEPSLPHTIEILKGLRDRYEAHHRVSITDEALVQAATLADRYISDRFLPDKAIDLIDEAGSRMRIRRMTAPPDLREFDEKIAGVRRDKESAIDSQDFEKAASLRDKEKQLLAAKTKREKEWKAGDMDVVAEVDGELIAEVLATATGIPVFKLTEEESSRLLRMEDELHKRVIGQKDAIKALSQAIRRTRAGLKDPKRPGGSFIFAGPSGVGKTELSKTLAEFLFGDEDALISLDMSEFSEKHTVSRLFGSPPGYVGYEEGGQLTEKVRRKPFSVVLFDEVEKAHPDIFNSLLQILEDGRLTDSQGRVVDFKNTVIIMTTNLGTRDISKGFNLGFAAQGDVKTNYDRMKVKVNEELKQHFRPEFLNRVDDTVVFHQLSQEDIIQIVDLMVAKVDERLKDRDMGIELSTDAKNLLAKKGYDPVMGARPLRRTIQREIEDILSEKILFGELRPGHIVVVGTEGEGDEKKFTFRGEEKSALPDVPPIESAAGGAGPNMTKDAS is encoded by the coding sequence ATGTTCGAGAGGTTCACCGACCGCGCGCGGCGGGTTGTCGTCCTGGCTCAGGAAGAAGCCCGGATGCTCAACCACAACTACATCGGCACCGAACACATTCTCCTGGGCCTTATCCACGAGGGTGAGGGTGTCGCCGCTAAGGCCCTGGAGAGCCTCGGGATTTCGCTCGAGGCGGTCCGCCAGCAGGTGGAGGAGATCATCGGTCAGGGCCAGCAGGCCCCGTCCGGCCACATCCCCTTCACGCCCCGAGCCAAGAAGGTCCTGGAGCTGTCGCTCCGCGAGGCCCTCCAGCTCGGCCACAACTACATCGGCACCGAGCACATCCTGCTCGGCCTGATCCGCGAGGGCGAAGGCGTCGCCGCGCAGGTCCTGGTGAAGCTGGGTGCCGACCTCAACCGGGTGCGGCAGCAGGTCATCCAGCTGCTCTCCGGTTACTCCACCGGCAAGGAGACCGCCACCGCCGGCGGCCCCGCCGAGGGCACTCCCTCCACCTCCCTGGTGCTGGACCAGTTCGGCCGCAACCTCACGCAGGCCGCCCGCGAATCCAAGCTCGACCCGGTCATCGGGCGCGAGAAGGAGATCGAGCGGGTCATGCAGGTGCTGTCCCGCCGGACCAAGAACAACCCGGTCCTCATCGGTGAGCCCGGCGTCGGCAAGACGGCCGTCGTCGAGGGCCTGGCCCAGGCGATCGTCAAGGGCGAGGTGCCCGAGACCCTCAAGGACAAGCACCTCTACACCCTGGACCTCGGCGCCCTGGTGGCCGGCTCCCGGTACCGCGGTGACTTCGAGGAGCGCCTGAAGAAGGTCCTCAAGGAGATCCGCACCCGCGGCGACATCATCCTGTTCATCGACGAGCTCCACACCCTCGTGGGTGCGGGTGCCGCCGAGGGCGCGATCGACGCCGCGAGCATCCTGAAGCCGATGCTGGCCCGCGGTGAGCTCCAGACCATCGGTGCGACCACGCTCGACGAGTACCGCAAGCACCTGGAGAAGGACGCGGCCCTCGAGCGCCGCTTCCAGCCCATCCAGGTCGCGGAGCCGTCGCTGCCGCACACCATCGAGATCCTCAAGGGCCTGCGCGACCGTTACGAGGCCCACCACCGGGTCTCCATCACGGACGAGGCGCTGGTCCAGGCCGCCACCCTGGCCGACCGGTACATCTCGGACCGCTTCCTCCCGGACAAGGCGATCGACCTGATCGACGAGGCCGGCTCCCGGATGCGCATCCGCCGGATGACCGCGCCGCCGGACCTCCGCGAGTTCGACGAGAAGATCGCGGGCGTCCGCCGCGACAAGGAGTCGGCCATCGACTCCCAGGACTTCGAGAAGGCGGCTTCCCTCCGCGACAAGGAGAAGCAGCTGCTGGCGGCGAAGACCAAGCGCGAGAAGGAATGGAAGGCCGGCGACATGGACGTCGTCGCCGAGGTCGACGGTGAGCTCATCGCCGAAGTCCTGGCGACCGCCACCGGCATTCCGGTCTTCAAGCTGACGGAGGAGGAGTCCTCCCGTCTGCTGCGCATGGAGGACGAGCTCCACAAGCGCGTCATCGGCCAGAAGGACGCCATCAAGGCCCTTTCGCAGGCGATCCGCCGTACGCGGGCCGGCCTGAAGGACCCGAAGCGCCCCGGTGGCTCGTTCATCTTCGCCGGTCCGTCCGGTGTCGGTAAGACCGAGCTCTCCAAGACGCTCGCCGAATTCCTCTTCGGCGACGAGGACGCGCTGATCTCCCTCGACATGTCGGAGTTCAGCGAGAAGCACACGGTTTCCCGCCTCTTCGGTTCGCCCCCCGGCTACGTGGGCTACGAAGAGGGCGGCCAGCTCACCGAGAAGGTGCGCCGCAAGCCGTTCTCCGTCGTCCTCTTCGACGAGGTCGAGAAGGCCCACCCCGATATCTTCAATTCCCTGCTCCAGATTCTGGAAGACGGTCGCCTGACCGACTCCCAGGGCCGGGTCGTGGACTTCAAGAACACGGTCATCATCATGACGACCAACCTCGGGACCCGGGACATCTCGAAGGGCTTCAACCTGGGCTTCGCCGCCCAGGGCGACGTCAAGACGAACTACGACCGGATGAAGGTCAAGGTCAACGAAGAGCTCAAGCAGCACTTCCGGCCCGAGTTCCTGAACCGTGTCGACGACACCGTCGTCTTCCACCAGCTCAGCCAGGAAGACATCATCCAGATCGTCGACCTCATGGTCGCCAAGGTGGATGAGCGTCTCAAGGACCGTGACATGGGCATCGAGCTCAGCACGGACGCGAAGAACCTGCTCGCGAAGAAGGGTTACGACCCCGTGATGGGCGCCCGGCCGCTGCGCCGGACGATCCAGCGCGAGATCGAGGACATCCTCTCGGAGAAGATCCTCTTCGGCGAGCTGCGCCCCGGCCACATCGTGGTCGTCGGCACGGAGGGCGAAGGCGACGAGAAGAAGTTCACCTTCCGGGGCGAGGAGAAGTCGGCTCTGCCCGACGTCCCGCCGATCGAGTCGGCCGCCGGCGGCGCCGGCCCGAACATGACGAAGGACGCGTCGTAG
- a CDS encoding serine protease, protein MNTRPRPVRPTDRTVVVQSARQGSGVLLTDQLVLTCAHVLGGEASASVAHPDLPETVTCRVLWVDAEQDAALLLADGQLPPVPPVRLGVLASAQALPGCEITGFPEIQRYGSERHLEADQYTATVVPMAGLLRNLLACDLDSPPPVTDKDGEALLGGLSGGPVFAGAVLLGLARQIPPRRDGRRVECVSLRPVLESAGFRQAYEQTTGSQPRTEQVHGTYSADLRYEEEYADALGAAYRRTKIFGLDELGRRDSEWDLDTAYLSLEAETGGRWTDRGVRPPVARPTPRRIDDLLTDRPRVLLRGDAGAGKTTLLWWLAAHAVARTLPPRLAALDGLVPFVVPLRTLRARNEPLPAPSGLPGAARLTVDTAPDGWAGRVLESGRGLLLVDGLDEVPPGEREEAYTWLSSLLTRFPETRCVATVRPLAVEPDWLAAEGFEELRLLPLRNEDIQAFVAAWHKAARLDDDDHQRLRELEHDLARQFRTNRTLSDLARTPLLCAVICALHRRQEGFLPNTRWKLYRSSLDMLLGNRDQRRGIGGPEGITMEVEEQALLLQRIAIWLVREGQTEFSREQALRQLDRALASMERVRKQGTTDAILTHLLNRSGLLQERTEDLYQFTHRTFQDYLAAAEFVESDQINELLRCAEDESWADVIELAAGHCGRRAIGELINGLLDRAEKYAPGTLAFDPELAPKTRVLAALCAQHATLLDEGTWGRVRTALAGLYPPRLASTVKLLGSLGPAALTYLPRPSAIRSDVIGNECIAQLLGEVGGPEALSYARDWVAASPGAARLLASRWTRFPTEEFAKDVLGKGDLGGAFLTVRSPAELTALPHLGPLGRWVGVTLGGPFTDADLRRGLSEAAPGNLGHLGNPLLRDLSTLRNGENLRHLTVDGCPGATDLSPLGEWPALQEVNLDVSHLSWDRLAALRDVASLSALELRSPAGRLSDLPPIPHLRHLALLRSGAMELGDLRGWSSLQSLRLPTVASLTSLVAALRTAPSLTEVEVTRPRAEPWPGREEPVTGVVKLSFGVDTGPGTDLRPLPGLFPSLRSLTLTCHTETRIDLTPLHEQPELHVKVVWLAAGGQLLGAEELGDRLSVQSPF, encoded by the coding sequence GTGAACACCCGTCCCCGCCCCGTACGCCCCACGGACCGCACGGTCGTCGTCCAGTCCGCCCGCCAAGGCAGCGGGGTGCTCCTCACGGACCAGCTGGTGCTGACCTGCGCGCACGTCCTCGGAGGCGAGGCGAGCGCGTCGGTCGCGCACCCGGACCTGCCGGAAACCGTGACCTGCCGCGTCCTCTGGGTGGACGCCGAACAGGACGCGGCGCTCCTGCTGGCCGACGGTCAGCTGCCGCCCGTCCCGCCGGTGCGCCTCGGCGTGCTCGCCTCTGCCCAGGCCCTCCCCGGCTGCGAGATCACCGGCTTCCCCGAGATCCAGCGGTACGGCTCCGAGCGCCATCTGGAGGCCGACCAGTACACGGCCACCGTGGTGCCCATGGCAGGCCTCCTCCGCAACCTCCTGGCCTGCGATCTGGACAGCCCGCCCCCGGTCACCGACAAGGACGGCGAGGCCCTGCTGGGCGGCCTCTCCGGCGGTCCGGTCTTCGCCGGGGCGGTCCTCCTCGGCCTCGCCCGCCAGATACCGCCCCGCCGCGACGGACGACGGGTGGAGTGCGTCTCGCTGCGCCCCGTGCTGGAGTCGGCGGGCTTCCGCCAGGCGTACGAGCAGACCACCGGGTCACAGCCCCGTACGGAACAGGTGCACGGCACCTACTCGGCCGACCTCCGGTACGAGGAGGAGTACGCGGACGCCCTCGGCGCCGCCTATCGCCGCACCAAGATCTTCGGCCTGGACGAGCTGGGCCGCCGCGACTCCGAGTGGGACCTGGACACCGCCTATCTGAGCCTGGAGGCGGAGACGGGCGGGCGGTGGACGGACAGAGGGGTCCGTCCCCCCGTCGCCCGGCCCACTCCCCGCCGCATCGACGATCTGCTGACCGACCGCCCCCGGGTACTGCTCCGGGGCGACGCGGGGGCAGGTAAGACCACACTGCTGTGGTGGCTGGCCGCCCATGCCGTCGCAAGAACGCTGCCGCCCCGGCTGGCGGCCCTCGACGGCCTCGTCCCCTTCGTCGTCCCGCTGCGCACGCTCCGGGCCCGCAACGAGCCGTTGCCCGCCCCCTCGGGCCTCCCGGGGGCCGCCCGGCTCACGGTGGACACCGCGCCGGACGGCTGGGCCGGGCGCGTGCTGGAGTCGGGCCGTGGACTCCTTCTGGTGGACGGGCTGGACGAGGTACCGCCCGGGGAGCGGGAGGAGGCGTACACCTGGCTCTCCAGCCTCCTCACCCGCTTCCCGGAGACCCGTTGCGTGGCCACCGTCCGCCCGCTCGCCGTCGAACCGGACTGGCTGGCCGCCGAGGGCTTCGAGGAGCTGCGGCTGCTGCCCCTGCGGAACGAGGACATCCAGGCGTTCGTGGCGGCCTGGCACAAGGCCGCACGACTGGACGACGACGACCATCAGCGCCTGCGTGAGCTGGAACACGACCTCGCCAGGCAATTCCGCACCAACCGCACGCTGAGCGACCTGGCGCGTACACCCCTGCTGTGCGCGGTGATCTGTGCCCTGCACCGCCGGCAGGAGGGCTTCCTCCCGAACACCCGGTGGAAGCTCTACCGGTCCTCACTCGACATGCTCCTGGGCAACCGGGACCAGCGGCGGGGTATCGGAGGCCCTGAGGGCATCACGATGGAGGTGGAGGAGCAGGCGCTGCTCCTCCAGCGGATCGCGATCTGGCTGGTGCGCGAGGGCCAGACGGAGTTCTCCCGCGAGCAGGCTCTGCGCCAGCTGGACCGGGCGCTGGCGAGCATGGAGCGGGTGCGGAAACAGGGGACGACCGACGCGATCCTGACCCACCTGCTCAACCGCAGCGGCCTTCTCCAGGAACGCACCGAAGACCTCTACCAGTTCACCCACCGCACATTCCAGGACTACCTGGCGGCCGCGGAGTTCGTCGAGTCGGATCAGATCAACGAACTGCTCCGGTGTGCCGAGGACGAGTCGTGGGCGGACGTGATCGAACTGGCGGCGGGCCACTGCGGCAGGCGCGCAATCGGCGAGCTGATCAACGGCCTGCTGGACCGGGCGGAGAAGTACGCCCCCGGCACCCTCGCCTTCGATCCCGAACTCGCCCCGAAGACCCGTGTGCTGGCCGCCCTCTGCGCCCAGCACGCCACGCTGCTGGACGAGGGGACGTGGGGCAGAGTGCGTACCGCGCTCGCAGGGCTCTACCCGCCCCGCCTGGCCTCGACGGTGAAACTACTCGGGTCCCTCGGTCCTGCTGCGCTGACCTACCTGCCGAGGCCCTCCGCCATCCGGTCCGACGTCATCGGCAACGAATGCATCGCGCAGCTGCTCGGCGAGGTCGGCGGACCGGAGGCCCTGTCGTACGCCCGTGACTGGGTGGCGGCCTCCCCGGGGGCAGCCCGCCTGCTGGCCTCCCGCTGGACGAGATTTCCCACCGAGGAGTTCGCGAAGGACGTGCTGGGCAAGGGAGATCTCGGCGGAGCGTTCCTGACCGTCCGCTCCCCTGCCGAGTTGACGGCACTGCCCCATCTCGGCCCTCTCGGGCGCTGGGTCGGCGTCACCCTCGGCGGCCCCTTCACCGACGCCGACCTGCGGCGCGGACTGTCCGAAGCCGCTCCCGGGAACCTGGGCCACCTCGGGAACCCACTGCTCCGCGACCTCTCGACGCTGCGCAACGGCGAAAACCTCAGGCATCTCACGGTCGACGGATGTCCCGGGGCCACCGATCTCTCCCCGCTCGGGGAATGGCCCGCCCTCCAGGAGGTCAACCTCGACGTCAGCCACCTCTCTTGGGACCGGCTCGCCGCTCTGCGGGACGTGGCGAGTCTGAGCGCGCTGGAACTCCGCTCCCCGGCAGGACGCCTGAGCGACCTCCCGCCCATCCCCCACCTCCGGCATCTGGCCCTGCTACGAAGTGGTGCGATGGAACTGGGCGATCTCCGGGGGTGGTCCTCGCTCCAGTCCTTGCGGTTGCCCACGGTGGCCTCGCTGACCTCGCTGGTGGCCGCGCTCCGCACCGCCCCGAGCCTCACCGAGGTCGAGGTGACCCGACCCCGCGCCGAGCCGTGGCCGGGACGCGAGGAGCCGGTCACAGGCGTCGTCAAACTCTCCTTCGGGGTCGACACGGGCCCTGGTACCGACCTGAGGCCGCTCCCCGGCCTGTTTCCGTCCCTTCGGTCCCTCACGCTGACCTGCCACACGGAAACCCGGATCGACCTGACACCCCTGCACGAGCAGCCCGAGCTGCACGTGAAGGTGGTCTGGCTGGCAGCCGGCGGGCAGCTCCTCGGCGCCGAGGAGCTGGGCGACCGCCTGTCCGTCCAGAGCCCCTTCTGA
- a CDS encoding trypco2 family protein, which yields MSTDETHALDRIELADAVESVRDQLIEAAARATGRPVVFGVGDIQMEFTVELRKEAKAGGKVKAWVVEGGADASRTTGTTHKVAFTLSPRKADGSGPLEIGNDAPGGSTAHFGRGRGGE from the coding sequence ATGAGTACCGACGAAACCCACGCCCTGGACCGGATCGAACTGGCCGACGCCGTCGAATCGGTCCGCGACCAGCTCATCGAGGCCGCGGCCCGTGCCACCGGCCGCCCCGTCGTCTTCGGCGTGGGCGACATCCAGATGGAGTTCACCGTCGAGCTCCGCAAGGAGGCCAAGGCGGGCGGCAAGGTCAAGGCGTGGGTGGTGGAGGGAGGCGCCGACGCCTCCCGCACCACCGGCACCACGCACAAGGTCGCCTTCACCCTGAGCCCCCGCAAGGCCGACGGCTCCGGCCCGCTGGAGATCGGCAACGACGCCCCCGGCGGCAGCACCGCCCACTTCGGACGGGGACGCGGCGGCGAGTGA
- a CDS encoding M23 family metallopeptidase, with the protein MSKRVTTPTRPSTSRVRGAVLAAGLGASMVLGAGAAFASGTTGTVALTSATTADAVAKQASAQSKAAVDAKKSAAEQADNAKKVAAAKQAAAKKNAASWQVPVKHYTLSATYGTGGDRWAHKHSGQDFAVPIGTPVHAAHTGTVVKAGPNGGGDGPAYGNAIVIKHANGKYTQYAHLSKIDVRIGQTVKTGQEIGLSGNTGNSSGPHLHFEVRTTANYGSAINPVNFLRTVNVSV; encoded by the coding sequence ATGTCGAAGCGCGTTACGACCCCCACCCGCCCGTCCACCTCTCGTGTCCGCGGCGCTGTCCTGGCCGCCGGTCTGGGAGCGTCGATGGTTCTGGGTGCTGGCGCGGCGTTCGCCTCCGGCACCACGGGCACCGTCGCCCTCACCAGTGCCACCACCGCCGACGCGGTCGCCAAGCAGGCTTCCGCCCAGAGCAAGGCCGCTGTGGACGCCAAGAAGTCCGCCGCGGAGCAGGCCGACAACGCCAAGAAGGTCGCTGCCGCCAAGCAGGCCGCCGCGAAGAAGAACGCCGCCTCGTGGCAGGTCCCGGTGAAGCACTACACCCTGAGTGCCACCTACGGCACCGGTGGCGACCGCTGGGCGCACAAGCACTCCGGCCAGGACTTCGCGGTGCCGATCGGTACCCCGGTCCACGCGGCCCACACCGGTACGGTCGTCAAGGCCGGCCCGAACGGTGGCGGCGACGGCCCCGCGTACGGCAACGCCATCGTGATCAAGCACGCCAACGGCAAGTACACGCAGTACGCGCACCTGTCGAAGATCGACGTCCGTATCGGCCAGACCGTGAAGACCGGCCAGGAGATCGGTCTCTCCGGCAACACCGGTAACTCCAGCGGCCCGCACCTGCACTTCGAGGTCCGGACCACGGCCAACTACGGCTCGGCGATCAACCCGGTCAACTTCCTGCGGACCGTCAACGTGTCCGTCTGA
- a CDS encoding A/G-specific adenine glycosylase: MTATTSTHTPPASLLHTPVIGWFEQHARDLPWRRPEAGAWGVMVSEFMLQQTPVNRVLPVYEQWLARWPRPADLAAEAPGEAVRAWGRLGYPRRALRLHGAAQAITERHGGDVPSEHAQLLALPGIGEYTAAAVASFAYGQRHAVLDTNVRRVFARAATGIQYPPNATTAAERKLARALLPEEDGRAAAWAAATMELGALVCTAKNEDCSRCPIASQCAWLLAGKPAHQGPARRGQTYAGTDRQVRGRLLAVLRDSVAPVSQAALDAVWDEPVQRARALDGLVADGLVEPLSNGLYRLPLT, from the coding sequence ATGACTGCCACGACTTCGACACACACGCCCCCCGCTTCCCTCCTCCACACCCCCGTCATCGGGTGGTTCGAGCAGCACGCCCGCGATCTGCCCTGGCGCCGCCCCGAGGCCGGCGCCTGGGGCGTGATGGTGAGCGAGTTCATGCTCCAGCAGACCCCGGTGAACCGGGTCCTCCCGGTGTACGAGCAGTGGCTGGCCCGCTGGCCACGCCCGGCCGACCTGGCCGCCGAGGCGCCGGGCGAGGCGGTCCGCGCCTGGGGCCGGCTCGGCTACCCGCGCCGCGCCCTGCGCCTGCACGGCGCCGCCCAGGCCATAACGGAACGCCACGGCGGAGACGTGCCGAGTGAGCACGCCCAGCTGCTGGCGCTGCCCGGGATCGGCGAGTACACGGCGGCGGCCGTCGCCTCGTTCGCGTACGGACAGCGGCACGCGGTGCTCGACACCAACGTCCGCCGGGTGTTCGCGCGGGCGGCCACCGGCATCCAGTACCCGCCGAACGCGACCACCGCCGCCGAACGGAAGCTCGCCCGCGCGCTGCTCCCCGAGGAGGACGGCCGGGCCGCGGCCTGGGCGGCGGCGACGATGGAACTCGGCGCGCTGGTGTGCACCGCGAAGAACGAGGACTGCTCGCGCTGCCCGATCGCCTCGCAGTGCGCCTGGCTGCTCGCCGGGAAGCCCGCGCACCAGGGCCCGGCCCGCCGGGGCCAGACGTACGCCGGTACGGACCGGCAGGTGCGCGGCCGGCTCCTCGCGGTGCTCCGCGACTCCGTCGCCCCGGTCTCGCAGGCCGCCCTGGACGCGGTGTGGGACGAGCCGGTGCAGCGCGCCCGCGCCCTGGACGGCCTGGTGGCCGACGGGCTGGTGGAGCCCCTGTCGAACGGCCTCTACCGGCTGCCGCTGACCTGA
- the disA gene encoding DNA integrity scanning diadenylate cyclase DisA, whose protein sequence is MAANDRASSPGKSGQGTGNEALMRASLSAVAPGTALRDGLERILRGNTGGLIVLGMDKTVESMCTGGFVMNVEFAATRLRELCKLDGALILDKDITKILRAGVQLVPDASIPTEETGTRHRTADRVSKSCGFPVVSVSQSMRLIALYVDGERRVLEESSAILSRANQALATLERYKLRLDEVAGTLSALEIEDLVTVRDVTAVAQRLEMVRRIATEIAEYVVELGTDGRLLALQLDELIAGVEPERELVVRDYVPEPTAKRSRTVAEALTELDALSHPELLELAVVARSLGYSGSPETLDSAVSPRGFRLLAKVPRLPGAIMERLVEHFGGLQKLLAASVDDLQTVDGVGEARARSVREGLSRLAESSILERYV, encoded by the coding sequence GTGGCAGCCAACGACCGGGCATCATCGCCCGGAAAGTCCGGCCAAGGCACCGGTAACGAAGCGCTGATGCGCGCTTCGCTGAGCGCGGTCGCGCCCGGAACGGCCCTGCGTGACGGGCTGGAGCGCATTCTGCGGGGGAACACCGGAGGGCTGATCGTCCTCGGCATGGACAAGACCGTCGAGTCGATGTGCACCGGCGGTTTCGTGATGAACGTCGAGTTCGCCGCGACCCGTCTGCGCGAGCTGTGCAAGCTCGACGGCGCGCTCATCCTCGACAAGGACATCACCAAGATCCTGCGGGCGGGCGTCCAGCTCGTCCCGGACGCCTCGATCCCCACCGAGGAGACCGGAACCCGTCACCGCACGGCCGACCGCGTCTCCAAGTCGTGCGGTTTCCCGGTCGTCTCGGTCTCCCAGTCGATGCGCCTGATCGCGCTGTACGTCGACGGCGAGCGCCGGGTACTGGAGGAGTCCTCGGCGATCCTGTCCCGCGCCAACCAGGCCCTCGCCACGCTGGAGCGGTACAAGCTCCGCCTCGACGAGGTCGCCGGCACGCTCTCCGCGCTGGAGATCGAGGACCTGGTGACGGTCCGGGACGTGACGGCCGTCGCGCAGCGGCTGGAGATGGTGCGCCGGATCGCGACGGAGATCGCGGAGTACGTGGTCGAGCTCGGCACCGACGGACGCCTGTTGGCGCTCCAGCTGGACGAGCTGATCGCGGGCGTGGAGCCGGAGCGGGAGCTCGTCGTCCGCGACTACGTCCCCGAGCCGACGGCGAAGCGTTCGCGCACGGTCGCGGAGGCGCTGACCGAGCTGGACGCGCTGAGCCACCCCGAGCTGCTCGAACTCGCCGTGGTGGCACGGTCGCTGGGGTACAGCGGTTCGCCCGAGACGCTCGACTCGGCCGTGTCCCCGCGCGGTTTCCGGCTGCTGGCGAAGGTGCCGCGGCTGCCCGGCGCGATCATGGAGCGGCTGGTGGAGCACTTCGGCGGACTGCAGAAGCTGCTCGCGGCGAGCGTGGACGACCTGCAGACCGTGGACGGCGTCGGCGAGGCGCGGGCGCGCAGCGTCCGCGAGGGCCTCTCCCGGCTCGCCGAGTCCTCGATCCTGGAGCGGTACGTCTGA
- the radA gene encoding DNA repair protein RadA has translation MVARTKSTKDRPSYRCTECGWTTAKWLGRCPECQAWGTVEEFGGAPAVRTTAAGRVSTAALPIGQVDSRQATARSTGVGELDRVLGGGLVPGAVVLLAGEPGVGKSTLLLDVAAKAASEEHRTLYVTAEESASQVRMRADRIRAINDHLYLAAETDLSAVLGHLDAVKPSLLVLDSVQTVASPEIDGAPGGMAQVREVAGALIRASKDRGMATLLVGHVTKDGAIAGPRLLEHLVDVVLSFEGDRHARLRLVRGVKNRYGATDEVGCFELHDEGITGLADPSGLFLTRRDEPVPGTCLTVTLEGKRPLVAEVQALTVDSQIPSPRRTTSGLETSRVSMMLAVLEQRGRISALGKRDIYSATVGGVKLTEPAADLAIALALASAASDTPLPKNLVAIGEVGLAGEVRRVTGVQRRLAEAHRLGFTHALVPGDPGKVPAGMKVTEVADMGDALRVLPRRSRSEAPREDGARR, from the coding sequence ATGGTTGCCCGTACGAAGTCCACGAAGGACCGTCCGTCCTACCGCTGCACGGAGTGCGGCTGGACGACCGCCAAGTGGCTCGGCCGCTGCCCGGAGTGCCAGGCCTGGGGCACCGTCGAGGAGTTCGGCGGCGCGCCCGCCGTGCGCACCACCGCGGCCGGCCGGGTCTCCACCGCCGCGCTGCCCATCGGCCAGGTGGACAGCCGCCAGGCGACCGCCCGCTCGACCGGGGTCGGCGAGCTGGACCGGGTGCTGGGCGGCGGGCTCGTACCGGGCGCCGTGGTGCTGCTGGCCGGGGAGCCGGGTGTCGGCAAGTCGACCCTGCTGCTCGACGTGGCCGCGAAGGCCGCCAGTGAGGAGCACCGCACCCTCTACGTCACGGCCGAGGAGTCCGCGAGCCAGGTCCGGATGCGCGCGGACCGGATCAGGGCGATCAACGACCACCTCTACCTCGCGGCGGAGACCGACCTCTCGGCCGTGCTCGGCCACCTCGACGCGGTCAAGCCGTCCCTGCTGGTGCTGGACTCGGTACAGACGGTCGCGTCGCCGGAGATCGACGGAGCGCCGGGCGGCATGGCGCAGGTCCGCGAGGTCGCCGGGGCACTCATCCGCGCGTCCAAGGACCGGGGCATGGCGACGCTGCTGGTGGGTCACGTCACCAAGGACGGTGCCATCGCCGGGCCCCGGCTGCTGGAGCACCTGGTCGACGTGGTGCTCTCCTTCGAGGGCGACCGGCACGCGCGGCTGCGGCTGGTGCGTGGTGTCAAGAACCGTTACGGCGCGACCGACGAGGTCGGCTGCTTCGAGCTGCACGACGAGGGGATCACCGGCCTCGCCGATCCGTCCGGTCTCTTCCTGACGCGTCGCGACGAGCCGGTGCCCGGCACCTGTCTGACCGTCACCCTGGAGGGCAAGCGGCCGCTGGTCGCGGAGGTGCAGGCGCTCACGGTCGACTCGCAGATCCCGTCGCCCCGCCGCACCACCTCGGGTCTGGAGACCTCGCGGGTCTCCATGATGCTGGCGGTGCTGGAGCAGCGGGGCCGGATCAGCGCGCTGGGCAAGCGGGACATCTACAGCGCGACGGTGGGCGGGGTGAAGCTCACCGAGCCCGCCGCCGACCTGGCGATCGCGCTGGCGCTGGCGAGCGCCGCGAGCGACACCCCCCTCCCGAAGAACCTGGTCGCCATCGGTGAGGTGGGCCTCGCCGGAGAGGTGCGGCGGGTCACCGGGGTGCAGCGCCGGCTGGCCGAGGCGCACCGCCTCGGGTTCACGCACGCGCTGGTCCCGGGCGATCCGGGGAAGGTCCCCGCCGGTATGAAGGTCACAGAAGTCGCCGACATGGGCGATGCTCTCAGGGTGCTGCCGCGCCGCTCTCGTTCGGAGGCACCACGGGAGGACGGCGCGCGCCGGTAG